One Phoenix dactylifera cultivar Barhee BC4 chromosome 14, palm_55x_up_171113_PBpolish2nd_filt_p, whole genome shotgun sequence DNA window includes the following coding sequences:
- the LOC103708061 gene encoding ATP-dependent Clp protease ATP-binding subunit ClpA homolog CD4B, chloroplastic isoform X2: protein MAGALFQSAILPAQVLSRNRGQLKGSGKAREAAKMMCNMRLHPLRLQGFAGLRGSNNLDLLSRSRRDFHSVVSAYISAPQAKACRGVPVAMFERFTEKAIKVIMLAQEEARRLGHNFVGTEQILLGLIGEGTGIAAKVLKSMGINLKDARVEVEKIIGRGSGFVAVEIPFTPRAKRVLELSLEEARQLGHNYIGSEHLLLGLLREGEGVAARVLESLGADPSNIRTQVIRMVGESTEAVGAGVGGGSSGNKMPTLEEYGTNLTKLAEEGKLDPVVGRQDQIERVTQILGRRTKNNPCLIGEPGVGKTAIAEGLAQRISNGDVPETIEGKKVITLDMGLLVAGTKYRGEFEERLKKLMDEIKQSDEIILFIDEVHTLIGAGAAEGAIDAANILKPALARGELQCIGATTLDEYRKHIEKDPALERRFQPVRVPEPTVDETIQILKGLRERYEIHHKLRYTDEALVAAAQLSYQYISDRFLPDKAIDLIDEAGSRVRLRHAQLPEEARELDKELRQITKEKNEAVRSQDFEKAGELRDREMELKAQISALVDKGKERSKAESEAGDSGPLVTEADIQHIVSSWTGIPVEKVSSDESDRLLKMEETLHKRVIGQDEAVKAISRAIRRARVGLKNPNRPIASFIFSGPTGVGKSELAKALAAYYFGSEEAMIRLDMSEFMERHTVSKLIGSPPGYVGYTEGGQLTEAVRRRPYTVVLFDEIEKAHPDVFNMMLQILEDGRLTDSKGRTVDFKNTLLIMTSNVGSSVIEKGGRRIGFDLDYDEKDSSYNRIKSLVTEELKQYFRPEFLNRLDEMIVFRQLTKLEVKEIADIMLKEVFERLKAKDIELQVTERFRDRVVEEGYSPSYGARPLRRAIMRLLEDSLAEKMLAGEIKEGDSAIVDIDSDGNVTVLSGATGVPEPPAIPV, encoded by the exons ATGGCTGGTGCTTTGTTTCAGTCAGCTATTCTTCCTGCTCAAGTTTTGAGCAGAAACCGTGGACAGCTGAAAGGCTCTGGGAAGGCTAGGGAAGCTGCCAAAATGATGTGTAACATGCGATTGCACCCTCTCAGATTGCAAGGCTTTGCAGGCTTGAGGGGGTCAAATAATTTGGATTTGCTGTCCAGGTCTAGACGGGATTTTCATTCTGTGGTATCAGCTTATATCTCTGCTCCACAGGCCAAGGCTTGTCGAGGAGTCCCTGTAGCCATGTTTGAACGCTTCACAGAGAAGGCAATCAAAGTTATCATGCTTGCACAAGAAGAAGCAAGGCGGCTAGGCCACAATTTTGTTGGGACTGAACAAATATTGTTGGGTCTTATTGGTGAAGGGACTGGTATCGCTGCGAAAGTTTTAAAATCAATGGGTATAAATCTTAAAGATGCCCGTGTGGAGGTGGAAAAGATTATTGGAAGGGGCAGTGGTTTTGTCGCTGTTGAAATACCATTTACACCGCGTGCAAAGCGTGTTTTGGAACTCTCGCTAGAGGAAGCCCGCCAACTTG GTCATAACTACATAGGATCCGAGCACTTGCTTCTTGGTTTGTTGCGTGAGGGTGAGGGTGTGGCTGCTCGTGTGCTTGAGAGTCTCGGAGCTGATCCAAGCAACATCCGTACGCAG GTTATTAGGATGGTTGGTGAAAGCACGGAAGCAGTTGGTGCTGGGGTTGGAGGTGGAAGCAGTGGCAATAAGATGCCCACGCTCGAGGAGTATGGAACTAATTTGACAAAGTTAGCAGAGGAG GGCAAACTAGATCCAGTTGTTGGCAGGCAGGACCAAATAGAGCGTGTCACTCAAATTCTGGGAAGGCGAACAAAGAACAATCCCTGCCTGATTGGAGAGCCTGGTGTTGGGAAGACAGCCATTGCAGAAGGACTTGCTCAACGCATATCAAATGGGGATGTTCCAGAAACAATTGAAGGAAAGAAG GTCATTACCCTTGATATGGGACTCCTTGTTGCTGGTACAAAATATCGTGGAGAGTttgaagaaagattaaaaaagttGATGGATGAAATAAAGCAAAGTGATGAGATAATACTCTTTATTGATGAGGTACACACATTAATTGGAGCAGGAGCAGCGGAGGGTGCAATAGATGCTGCTAATATCTTAAAACCAGCTCTTGCAAGAGGTGAACTACAG TGTATTGGAGCCACAACACTCGATGAGTATAGGAAGCACATTGAGAAGGATCCTGCTTTGGAAAGACGATTTCAACCAGTAAGAGTACCAGAGCCAACAGTTGATGAAACAATACAGATCCTCAAAGGGCTTCGTGAACGCTATGAGATTCACCACAAACTTCGTTATACAGATGAAGCTTTAGTTGCTGCTGCTCAATTATCATACCAATACATTAG TGACCGCTTCCTTCCTGATAAAGCAATTGACTTGATTGATGAAGCTGGTTCTCGTGTTAGGCTGCGCCATGCACAG CTTCCTGAGGAGGCCAGAGAACTTGACAAAGAGCTCAGGCAGATTACCAAGGAGAAAAATGAAGCTGTCCGTAGCCAAGATTTTGAGAAG GCTGGGGAGCTGCGTGATAGGGAGATGGAACTGAAGGCACAGATATCAGCCCTAGTTGACAAGGGTAAAGAAAGGAGCAAAGCAGAGAGTGAGGCAGGTGATTCGGGCCCACTTGTAACAGAAGCAGACATACAACACATTGTGTCTTCTTGGACTGGAATCCCAGTGGAGAAAGTCTCAAGCGATGAGTCAGATCGCCTCCTTAAGATGGAGGAGACCCTTCACAAGCGTGTTATTGGCCAGGATGAGGCTGTCAAAGCCATAAGTCGTGCCATCCGCCGAGCCCGTGTTGGGCTCAAGAATCCCAACCGGCCAATTGCCAGCTTCATATTTTCTGGTCCAACTGGTGTGGGAAAATCAGAGCTGGCAAAGGCACTGGCTGCCTACTACTTTGGCTCCGAGGAAGCTATGATCAGACTGGACATGAGTGAGTTCATGGAGAGACATACAGTCTCCAAACTCATCGGCTCACCTCCTGGTTATGTTGGTTACACTGAGGGTGGTCAGCTAACTGAAGCAGTTCGCCGTCGCCCCTACACCGTTGTCCTCTTTGATGAGATAGAGAAGGCTCATCCTGATGTCTTCAACATGATGCTTCAAATTTTGGAGGATGGGAGGTTGACAGACAGCAAGGGACGAACTGTGGATTTCAAGAACACCCTGCTAATTATGACGTCCAACGTTGGCAGTAGTGTGATCGAAAAGGGAGGGCGTAGAATTGGATTTGATCTCGATTACGATGAGAAGGACAGCAGCTATAACCGAATCAAGAGTCTGGTTACAGAGGAGTTGAAGCAGTATTTCAGGCCTGAGTTCTTGAATAGGTTAGATGAAATGATCGTGTTCCGGCAGCTGACAAAGCTTGAGGTGAAGGAAATTGCTGACATAATGCTGAAAGAGgtctttgagaggctgaagGCTAAGGACATAGAGCTTCAAGTTACAGAGAGATTTAGAGACAGGGTGGTGGAGGAAGGTTATAGCCCAAGCTATGGGGCAAGGCCTTTGAGGAGGGCAATAATGAGGCTCTTGGAGGACAGCTTGGCGGAGAAGATGCTTGCTGGAGAGATCAAAGAGGGAGACTCAGCCATCGTGGATATCGATTCTGATGGGAATGTTACAGTTCTTAGTGGTGCAACTGGTGTACCAGAGCCCCCAGCTATTCCTGTGTAA
- the LOC103708061 gene encoding chaperone protein ClpC1, chloroplastic isoform X1, giving the protein MAGALFQSAILPAQVLSRNRGQLKGSGKAREAAKMMCNMRLHPLRLQGFAGLRGSNNLDLLSRSRRDFHSVVSAYISAPQAKACRGVPVAMFERFTEKAIKVIMLAQEEARRLGHNFVGTEQILLGLIGEGTGIAAKVLKSMGINLKDARVEVEKIIGRGSGFVAVEIPFTPRAKRVLELSLEEARQLGHNYIGSEHLLLGLLREGEGVAARVLESLGADPSNIRTQVIRMVGESTEAVGAGVGGGSSGNKMPTLEEYGTNLTKLAEEGKLDPVVGRQDQIERVTQILGRRTKNNPCLIGEPGVGKTAIAEGLAQRISNGDVPETIEGKKVITLDMGLLVAGTKYRGEFEERLKKLMDEIKQSDEIILFIDEVHTLIGAGAAEGAIDAANILKPALARGELQCIGATTLDEYRKHIEKDPALERRFQPVRVPEPTVDETIQILKGLRERYEIHHKLRYTDEALVAAAQLSYQYISDRFLPDKAIDLIDEAGSRVRLRHAQVWSFVFPFKEYVSLQLLCISKTCPWQLPEEARELDKELRQITKEKNEAVRSQDFEKAGELRDREMELKAQISALVDKGKERSKAESEAGDSGPLVTEADIQHIVSSWTGIPVEKVSSDESDRLLKMEETLHKRVIGQDEAVKAISRAIRRARVGLKNPNRPIASFIFSGPTGVGKSELAKALAAYYFGSEEAMIRLDMSEFMERHTVSKLIGSPPGYVGYTEGGQLTEAVRRRPYTVVLFDEIEKAHPDVFNMMLQILEDGRLTDSKGRTVDFKNTLLIMTSNVGSSVIEKGGRRIGFDLDYDEKDSSYNRIKSLVTEELKQYFRPEFLNRLDEMIVFRQLTKLEVKEIADIMLKEVFERLKAKDIELQVTERFRDRVVEEGYSPSYGARPLRRAIMRLLEDSLAEKMLAGEIKEGDSAIVDIDSDGNVTVLSGATGVPEPPAIPV; this is encoded by the exons ATGGCTGGTGCTTTGTTTCAGTCAGCTATTCTTCCTGCTCAAGTTTTGAGCAGAAACCGTGGACAGCTGAAAGGCTCTGGGAAGGCTAGGGAAGCTGCCAAAATGATGTGTAACATGCGATTGCACCCTCTCAGATTGCAAGGCTTTGCAGGCTTGAGGGGGTCAAATAATTTGGATTTGCTGTCCAGGTCTAGACGGGATTTTCATTCTGTGGTATCAGCTTATATCTCTGCTCCACAGGCCAAGGCTTGTCGAGGAGTCCCTGTAGCCATGTTTGAACGCTTCACAGAGAAGGCAATCAAAGTTATCATGCTTGCACAAGAAGAAGCAAGGCGGCTAGGCCACAATTTTGTTGGGACTGAACAAATATTGTTGGGTCTTATTGGTGAAGGGACTGGTATCGCTGCGAAAGTTTTAAAATCAATGGGTATAAATCTTAAAGATGCCCGTGTGGAGGTGGAAAAGATTATTGGAAGGGGCAGTGGTTTTGTCGCTGTTGAAATACCATTTACACCGCGTGCAAAGCGTGTTTTGGAACTCTCGCTAGAGGAAGCCCGCCAACTTG GTCATAACTACATAGGATCCGAGCACTTGCTTCTTGGTTTGTTGCGTGAGGGTGAGGGTGTGGCTGCTCGTGTGCTTGAGAGTCTCGGAGCTGATCCAAGCAACATCCGTACGCAG GTTATTAGGATGGTTGGTGAAAGCACGGAAGCAGTTGGTGCTGGGGTTGGAGGTGGAAGCAGTGGCAATAAGATGCCCACGCTCGAGGAGTATGGAACTAATTTGACAAAGTTAGCAGAGGAG GGCAAACTAGATCCAGTTGTTGGCAGGCAGGACCAAATAGAGCGTGTCACTCAAATTCTGGGAAGGCGAACAAAGAACAATCCCTGCCTGATTGGAGAGCCTGGTGTTGGGAAGACAGCCATTGCAGAAGGACTTGCTCAACGCATATCAAATGGGGATGTTCCAGAAACAATTGAAGGAAAGAAG GTCATTACCCTTGATATGGGACTCCTTGTTGCTGGTACAAAATATCGTGGAGAGTttgaagaaagattaaaaaagttGATGGATGAAATAAAGCAAAGTGATGAGATAATACTCTTTATTGATGAGGTACACACATTAATTGGAGCAGGAGCAGCGGAGGGTGCAATAGATGCTGCTAATATCTTAAAACCAGCTCTTGCAAGAGGTGAACTACAG TGTATTGGAGCCACAACACTCGATGAGTATAGGAAGCACATTGAGAAGGATCCTGCTTTGGAAAGACGATTTCAACCAGTAAGAGTACCAGAGCCAACAGTTGATGAAACAATACAGATCCTCAAAGGGCTTCGTGAACGCTATGAGATTCACCACAAACTTCGTTATACAGATGAAGCTTTAGTTGCTGCTGCTCAATTATCATACCAATACATTAG TGACCGCTTCCTTCCTGATAAAGCAATTGACTTGATTGATGAAGCTGGTTCTCGTGTTAGGCTGCGCCATGCACAGGTATGGTCTTTTGTTTTCCCATTTAAAGAATATGTTTCTTTGCAGTTACTGTGTATAAGCAAGACCTGTCCTTGGCAGCTTCCTGAGGAGGCCAGAGAACTTGACAAAGAGCTCAGGCAGATTACCAAGGAGAAAAATGAAGCTGTCCGTAGCCAAGATTTTGAGAAG GCTGGGGAGCTGCGTGATAGGGAGATGGAACTGAAGGCACAGATATCAGCCCTAGTTGACAAGGGTAAAGAAAGGAGCAAAGCAGAGAGTGAGGCAGGTGATTCGGGCCCACTTGTAACAGAAGCAGACATACAACACATTGTGTCTTCTTGGACTGGAATCCCAGTGGAGAAAGTCTCAAGCGATGAGTCAGATCGCCTCCTTAAGATGGAGGAGACCCTTCACAAGCGTGTTATTGGCCAGGATGAGGCTGTCAAAGCCATAAGTCGTGCCATCCGCCGAGCCCGTGTTGGGCTCAAGAATCCCAACCGGCCAATTGCCAGCTTCATATTTTCTGGTCCAACTGGTGTGGGAAAATCAGAGCTGGCAAAGGCACTGGCTGCCTACTACTTTGGCTCCGAGGAAGCTATGATCAGACTGGACATGAGTGAGTTCATGGAGAGACATACAGTCTCCAAACTCATCGGCTCACCTCCTGGTTATGTTGGTTACACTGAGGGTGGTCAGCTAACTGAAGCAGTTCGCCGTCGCCCCTACACCGTTGTCCTCTTTGATGAGATAGAGAAGGCTCATCCTGATGTCTTCAACATGATGCTTCAAATTTTGGAGGATGGGAGGTTGACAGACAGCAAGGGACGAACTGTGGATTTCAAGAACACCCTGCTAATTATGACGTCCAACGTTGGCAGTAGTGTGATCGAAAAGGGAGGGCGTAGAATTGGATTTGATCTCGATTACGATGAGAAGGACAGCAGCTATAACCGAATCAAGAGTCTGGTTACAGAGGAGTTGAAGCAGTATTTCAGGCCTGAGTTCTTGAATAGGTTAGATGAAATGATCGTGTTCCGGCAGCTGACAAAGCTTGAGGTGAAGGAAATTGCTGACATAATGCTGAAAGAGgtctttgagaggctgaagGCTAAGGACATAGAGCTTCAAGTTACAGAGAGATTTAGAGACAGGGTGGTGGAGGAAGGTTATAGCCCAAGCTATGGGGCAAGGCCTTTGAGGAGGGCAATAATGAGGCTCTTGGAGGACAGCTTGGCGGAGAAGATGCTTGCTGGAGAGATCAAAGAGGGAGACTCAGCCATCGTGGATATCGATTCTGATGGGAATGTTACAGTTCTTAGTGGTGCAACTGGTGTACCAGAGCCCCCAGCTATTCCTGTGTAA
- the LOC103708062 gene encoding serine carboxypeptidase-like 45, whose protein sequence is MHTLAWKAMVMAATLLQLCSSKELETNLSLQDKITKLPGQPQVSFQQFSGYITVDDRKQRALFYYFAEAELDPSTKPLVLWLNGGPGCSSVGVGAFSENGPFRPSGQLLVRNEYSWNKEANMLYLETPAGVGFSYATDSSYYEGVNDKMTARDNLVFLLRWFTKFPQYKDRDLYITGESYAGHYVPQLAELMVLFNKKNNVFNLKGIALGNPVLEFATDFNSRAEFFWSHGLISDSTYRIFTSACNYSRYVSEYYRGSLSPVCARVMGQVTRETSRFVDKYDVTLDVCISSVLSQSKVLSPQQVTERIDVCVEDETVNYLNRKDVQDALHARLTGVPKWTVCSSVLEYELLNLENPTISVVGSLVSSGIPVLVYSGDQDSVIPLTGSRTLVQRLANELKLKTTVPYRVWFEGKQVGGWTQVYGDILAFATIRGASHEAPFSQPERSLVLFRAFLQRRPLPETF, encoded by the exons ATGCACACTCTGGCATGGAAGGCCATGGTAATGGCTGCAACTCTCCTCCAGCTATGCTCCTCTAAGGAGTTAGAAACCAATCTCTCCCTCCAAGATAAGATCACCAAGCTCCCTGGCCAACCACAGGTCAGCTTCCAGCAGTTCTCAGGCTACATCACAGTGGATGACAGGAAGCAAAGGGCGCTCTTCTACTACTTTGCTGAAGCTGAGTTAGATCCATCCACAAAGCCTCTGGTCCTCTGGTTGAATGGAG GTCCTGGTTGTTCTTCTGTTGGGGTTGGGGCATTCTCTGAGAATGGTCCTTTTAGGCCAAGTGGGCAGTTGCTGGTGAGAAATGAGTATAGCTGGAACAAAG AGGCCAATATGTTGTATTTGGAGACCCCAGCAGGAGTTGGCTTCTCTTATGCCACTGATTCTTCCTACTATGAGGGTGTGAATGATAAGATGACAG CCAGGGATAATCTAGTGTTCCTGCTGCGCTGGTTCACCAAGTTCCCACAGTACAAGGACAGGGATCTCTACATCACAGGAGAAAGCTATGCAG GTCATTATGTTCCTCAACTCGCGGAGCTCATGGTTCTATTCAACAAGAAGAATAATGTCTTCAATCTCAAAGGAATTGCT CTGGGCAATCCAGTTCTCGAGTTCGCCACTGACTTTAATTCAAGAGCAGAATTCTTCTGGTCCCATGGATTGATATCAGACTCAACATATAGAATCTTCACATCTGCTTGTAACTACTCTCGGTATGTAAGCGAGTACTACAGAGGCTCATTGAGCCCAGTTTGTGCAAGAGTGATGGGCCAAGTGACCAGAGAAACAAGTAGATTTGTTGACAAATATGATGTCACACTTGATGTCTGTATATCATCAGTTCTGTCACAGTCCAAGGTTCTAAGTCCTCAA CAAGTTACCGAGCGTATCGATGTTTGTGTGGAGGATGAAACAGTGAACTATCTCAACCGAAAAGATGTTCAAGATGCCCTGCATGCTCGCCTTACTGGGGTTCCCAAATGGACAGTTTGCAGCAG tgttcttgagtatgagctGCTTAACTTGGAAAACCCCACAATTTCAGTTGTAGGCTCACTTGTCAGCTCTGGAATCCCAGTATTGGTTTACAG CGGAGATCAAGATTCTGTCATTCCTTTGACGGGGAGTCGAACACTTGTGCAAAGATTGGCGAATGAACTAAAACTGAAAACAACGGTTCCTTACAGAGTTTGGTTTGAGGGGAAACAG GTTGGTGGATGGACTCAAGTGTATGGGGATATCCTGGCCTTTGCAACCATCAGAGGAGCTTCTCATGAAGCTCCATTCTCTCAGCCTGAGAGGTCTCTTGTGCTGTTCAGAGCTTTTCTACAACGCAGACCGCTACCAGAGACATTCTGA